One window of Microbacterium sp. 1S1 genomic DNA carries:
- a CDS encoding ATP-binding protein has product MPSSARWHSAASRVFLLLLVTTVLLGILVAVFLVTEAQRAARAEAERVTAATAAAIADSPSVSSALLKGDREAAARDLAPYAREVVAGADLDFVTVMTPDGTRVTHPDPTRVGERYLGTIPSSPRALTEEFRGTLGPSVRTIVPIRVDGHPVGWVAAGVTTETIAQTLVRRLPLSLTLTGALVLLGIGGALVARRVTRRFAGDLPPGEVRDAVSSYESIRTLGEALRAQTHEHGNRMHTAVALMELGRTDEAIGILTDTARQSQSLVDQVTARRHGDPAVGALLLGKASQAKERGVEWRVHIAPDTPRTPLSAVDAVAVLGNLIDNALDAAASAEERWVAVRLEPDGDGGILLEVADSGAGIPADQRERIFAAGYSTKPAGAEGRGVGLALVRSVVAEAGGSVTVLGSPTTFRVLLPAARDGRGRR; this is encoded by the coding sequence TTGCCGTCCTCTGCCCGCTGGCACAGTGCCGCCTCCCGTGTCTTCCTGCTGCTCCTCGTGACGACCGTGCTGCTCGGGATCCTCGTCGCCGTGTTCCTCGTGACGGAGGCGCAGCGGGCGGCGAGGGCCGAGGCGGAGCGCGTGACCGCGGCGACAGCCGCGGCGATCGCCGACTCCCCTTCGGTCTCCTCCGCCCTGCTGAAGGGGGATCGGGAGGCGGCGGCCCGCGACCTCGCTCCCTACGCCCGGGAGGTCGTGGCGGGTGCCGACCTCGATTTCGTCACGGTGATGACGCCGGACGGCACCCGCGTGACGCACCCTGACCCGACCCGAGTCGGCGAACGCTACCTCGGGACGATCCCCTCCTCGCCCCGGGCCCTCACCGAGGAGTTCCGGGGAACGCTCGGGCCATCCGTCCGGACGATCGTGCCGATCCGGGTCGACGGCCACCCTGTGGGGTGGGTGGCGGCGGGGGTCACCACCGAGACCATCGCGCAGACGCTCGTCCGTCGGCTCCCGCTGTCCCTCACCCTCACCGGTGCCCTCGTGCTGCTCGGCATCGGCGGAGCCCTCGTCGCCCGGCGTGTCACACGCCGTTTCGCCGGCGATCTCCCTCCCGGCGAGGTTCGCGACGCCGTCTCGTCCTACGAATCGATCCGGACCCTCGGGGAGGCGCTCCGCGCCCAGACGCACGAACACGGCAACCGGATGCATACGGCGGTCGCGCTGATGGAGCTGGGACGCACCGACGAGGCGATCGGGATCCTCACCGACACCGCGAGGCAGAGTCAGTCACTCGTCGACCAGGTCACGGCCCGGCGCCACGGTGATCCGGCAGTGGGAGCCCTGCTGCTCGGCAAGGCGTCCCAGGCCAAGGAGCGGGGTGTCGAGTGGCGGGTGCACATCGCGCCGGACACGCCCCGTACACCGCTGTCGGCCGTCGATGCGGTGGCTGTCCTCGGCAATCTCATCGACAACGCCCTCGACGCCGCCGCCTCCGCCGAGGAGCGGTGGGTGGCCGTGCGCCTGGAGCCGGACGGGGACGGCGGTATCCTCCTCGAGGTGGCGGACAGCGGCGCCGGGATCCCCGCGGACCAGCGGGAGAGGATCTTCGCGGCGGGATACTCCACCAAGCCGGCCGGCGCGGAGGGACGCGGCGTCGGTCTCGCCCTGGTGCGCTCCGTCGTCGCCGAGGCCGGCGGCTCTGTGACGGTGCTCGGCTCCCCCACGACCTTCCGGGTCCTGCTGCCGGCCGCTCGTGACGGACGGGGGCGGCGATGA
- a CDS encoding cation:dicarboxylate symporter family transporter, with product MALTTGFSLPGFHWRRGKHAWDRHTWLYVSVIIAVVLGAAVGLLWPEAGRAFEPLGTAFVSLIKMMIAPIIFCTIVVGVGSIAKAATVGKIGGLALLYFLTMSTFALAIGLVVGNIIHPGAGLDMANANYEAEASEAKSTQEFLLGIIPATFFSAFTGESVLQVLFIALLVGFALQGMGERGAPIMQAVVQLQKLVFRILGMILWLAPVGAFGAIAAVVGKTGAAAIWSLGVLMVAFYITCILFIVLVLGLLLWVVTRVNIFALMKYLAREYLLIVGTSSSESALPRLIAKLEHLGISKPVVGITVPTGYSFNLDGTAIYLTMASLFIATGMGQPMSIGEQIGLLVFMIIASKGAAGVTGAGLATLAGGLQAYRPDLVDGVGVIVGIDRFMSEGRALTNFTGNAVATVLIGTWTKQIDRDRVRRVLSGALPFDESVLDGVDPHAAPATDDVGVPELQDAAVTEMAAKEERARRRALDR from the coding sequence ATGGCGCTCACGACAGGATTCTCGCTTCCCGGATTCCACTGGAGGCGGGGGAAGCACGCATGGGATCGCCACACCTGGCTGTACGTGTCCGTCATCATCGCGGTGGTGCTCGGTGCCGCAGTGGGCCTGTTGTGGCCCGAGGCGGGACGGGCCTTCGAACCCCTGGGCACGGCGTTCGTGTCGCTGATCAAGATGATGATCGCGCCGATCATCTTCTGCACCATCGTGGTCGGGGTCGGCTCGATCGCGAAGGCGGCGACCGTGGGGAAGATCGGCGGGCTGGCACTGCTGTACTTCCTCACGATGTCGACCTTCGCCCTGGCGATCGGCCTCGTCGTCGGGAACATCATCCACCCGGGCGCCGGCCTCGACATGGCGAACGCGAACTACGAGGCGGAGGCGAGCGAGGCGAAGAGCACGCAGGAGTTCCTGCTCGGGATCATCCCGGCGACCTTCTTCTCGGCGTTCACGGGGGAGAGCGTCCTCCAGGTGCTCTTCATCGCTCTGCTGGTCGGCTTCGCCCTCCAGGGGATGGGTGAGCGCGGGGCGCCGATCATGCAGGCCGTCGTCCAACTCCAGAAGCTCGTCTTCCGGATCCTCGGGATGATCCTCTGGCTGGCGCCCGTCGGTGCGTTCGGCGCCATCGCGGCCGTCGTGGGCAAGACGGGGGCCGCGGCGATCTGGAGCCTCGGGGTCCTGATGGTCGCGTTCTACATCACCTGCATCCTCTTCATCGTCCTCGTGCTCGGCCTCCTGCTCTGGGTGGTCACGCGGGTGAACATCTTCGCCCTCATGAAGTACCTCGCCCGGGAGTACCTGTTGATCGTGGGGACGTCCTCGTCGGAGTCTGCGCTTCCCCGACTCATCGCGAAGCTGGAGCACCTGGGCATCTCGAAGCCCGTCGTGGGCATCACCGTCCCCACCGGTTACTCGTTCAACCTCGACGGGACTGCCATCTACCTCACGATGGCGTCGCTGTTCATCGCGACGGGAATGGGCCAGCCGATGTCTATCGGGGAGCAGATCGGTCTTCTCGTCTTCATGATCATCGCGAGCAAGGGCGCCGCGGGCGTGACCGGTGCGGGGCTGGCGACACTCGCCGGAGGACTGCAGGCGTACCGCCCCGACCTGGTGGACGGCGTCGGGGTCATCGTCGGCATCGACCGGTTCATGTCGGAGGGGCGAGCCCTGACGAACTTCACGGGCAACGCGGTCGCCACCGTCCTCATCGGCACCTGGACGAAGCAGATCGACCGCGACCGCGTCCGCCGTGTCCTCTCCGGGGCGCTTCCGTTCGACGAGTCCGTGCTGGACGGCGTGGACCCCCATGCGGCCCCGGCGACGGATGACGTGGGGGTGCCGGAGCTGCAGGACGCCGCGGTCACGGAGATGGCCGCCAAGGAGGAGCGGGCCCGCCGGCGCGCACTCGATCGCTGA
- a CDS encoding DUF5302 domain-containing protein, which yields MSTEEGAGSSSEEMKRKFKEALEKKNAHHRQGEAHLDGDSAVHAANAPQTRREFRRKSG from the coding sequence ATGAGCACCGAAGAAGGCGCCGGCTCCTCCTCCGAGGAGATGAAGCGCAAGTTCAAGGAAGCGCTCGAGAAGAAGAACGCGCACCACCGGCAGGGCGAGGCTCACCTCGACGGCGACTCCGCCGTGCACGCCGCCAACGCCCCGCAGACGCGGCGCGAGTTCCGACGCAAGAGCGGTTGA